gccttttttatttcataggctatttttaattaagatatttttttatttgaatgtgcactttatggagctttgatttaaaaaaaaattaaaatacagtatttatgttcacttaaataaacagtttcagtaACACTTCTTGTGACATGTCGtgtatttggctttgactgaacatttgctctcactttgtgataaaaatatcagtttatatatcgtatatcggtattcagcctaaatatatggggatatgacttttggcccatatcgcccagccctaaactAAAGTTAGCTTGTCAGTTATTCTCCCCCAGAGCAGGCTAGTTATGTGGTATCAGTTACTATGGTTACTCAGCGGTATAaattaccatggttactgagcagAGAGTCACATAAGCCACTATCATGGATCGcatctctcacttaaattagAGACTTATCATAATAAACCAGGCTTTTCCTGAGTCCACCTTGATGGAACAAACCCAGCTGGTCCACCACTTCCCACGACAATCAAACTTCCATAAAGGTTGCTTCGTTATTAATTTGTAAGAAATTATAAAATACTTGGTCTGAGAAAATAGGGATTATTGTTGAAAAACGAGCCTTAAACTGACGTCATACATACCATAAGCGTATTTCTTGAAAGGAGGAGGAAGTCCTACTCTTTTGGCTACATCTGGAAGAAAAAGGTTTAttattttagtgtatttattCCCTTTGATAACAACATATGATGTAGTGTCTGTGTTGACTCACCGTCTCTGACCAGCTGCATGAAGTCCTGCACCGTCTGGTCTAAAGTGACTTGGTGAAACACGACAGGTCTGAAGTTTCTGTGCTCGAAGGACCTGACCAGCCGGACAGTGACCACAGCGTCAGCGGACATGTCGTCCTGCTGCATGCTGCACCTTTTAAAATGTCCCGCTAGTGGTGTCTGGACATAAACGGTCAAataaccaagttgttttgcATGGATGTGTTTAGGATGCGGCTCgtcttcttcgtcttcttcttcttcttcttctggtttATGGCTGTTGGTAAAAACGCTTTTAggtgcattaccgccacctTCTGGAGAGAGGTGACTACTGTCAGGAGGCTAAGACAGTGGAACATCAGTGGTATAGTGGGGTGCATACGTACAGTAAGGGAGGATGGAACCTGTAGATGGCAGTAATGCAATACTGGATGCCAGCTTCCGTaaaacaccaaagaagaagaagaagaagaagaagaagaagaagctgctgCTGATTATGCTGTCGACGAAGAAGAAGAGGTTGACGACAAAGCGGTAAAGCTATGTTCAATGGAAACTGAAAGCGACCTCGGTCTCTCAACAAGGTGGGCAGCTGCATGCGACCTTACATAAAATACACTTCATAGTGGGTTTAAAATTATTCTGAAGGTTAAACTGAGAACGTACATGGTTTATATCCGTTAACCGTTAGCTTAAAGTGCACTCAGCTGCAGAATAGATGATGCTAGCCAACGGTACCGTTAGCTCCAGAGCATTAACAGCCTGGAGTCAACcaggggagggggagagagagagagagagtttatttatttgggttatTAAGCGGTCCAAGTACCAATCCACAGTCCATTCATGTTTTACTCTATAGCACTGTTGTGCAGGAAGTGGACCTTGGTCGTTAGGAGTCACCGCTGTGTTACTTTAGACGGActcttgtgtgtttatgttcatTATTGGAATATTTGAAACTCCCTTCATTAAAATTATATAGTTAGATCTTCTAGCATGGTTTCTATTGGAGGTCAGAAACTTCAATCcgagttagggctgggcgatatatcgatataaaagctatatcaatatatatttcgcatatatcgatatagttaaatttatttctttatatatatatatatatatgtaaatgctgcccttactagggtttgccaaatttagttcttttgtaatgtttggtattcttttctcatatacatatatttatttcagaaaaagatcgCCCAGCCCTTTTCTGAGTTAAGATGCAGAGCATTGATGATGCTCAGTgtacctagggctgggcgatatggaccaaaagtcatcctgatatatttaggctgaatatcgatatacgatatatatcttgatattttttatcacaaagtgagagcaaatgttcagtcaaagtcaaatatgacatgtcacaagtagttttattgaaactgtttatttaagtgaacataaatatctatatatttttatatctatatatcgcccagccctaagcgTACCTTCATATGTTTAACATGTAATTGTGCCGCTAATAATGAattcactgactgactgactgactgactgaatgaatgaatgaataccgTCCCATCTTTCCTTTGACTATTTACCGCTGGTCTGCCAAGCTGTAGAAATAATTAGCTAACCATCGTGGACAAAAGTCaaatgaaatgtcatgtttcaaAGCTTTGGGCACCTTGGTTAGCCAACATGACAAATTACTGAATTGACAATTACTTATAAATTCATGATTGTatacttttaaacaaatatcCACATCATATTATAGTATACATACAATTTATCgtaacagtttgttttataaagttataaaaaacaatgtttaagtCAAGTTCTGTCTGGTGAGTATAAGAGGAGGTTGATTTTACACGTGAATAGTTTTATGGCTTAATTCCAATGAAGACATGTTGTATGTTTAgactttacattttcattcaatGAAAATTAAGAACATGTTAAAGGTCATGCTGGCTGTATCAGATACAAgcggtgatttaaaaaaaaatccattcatAATGATCTAATGAAAACTGTCCTAAAAGGACGGGCATGAGAAACCCTTCTCAACTTTGCAAACTTAAAATAATTCTATTCCATGAAACCTAACTGTTACACAGAGCCAAAGGTCCTGTTCAGAAGATGTtaataagacacaaatgtaTGCTTACCCAACAGGCGTCTTTGACAGTAACTGATCTCAGGCAGAAGGAGAGCAGCTTGCAGTTTGTGGAGAAGAGCAGGTGAAGCAGGTGTTGACGCATACAAAGTCAGGAGGAGGACTGGTTCACCTGAGGCCATAAGGatcagagaaaaagaagaaggaggacACGAAGAGGGCTGCAGATGGCTGGCTTTCTGGATAATTTCCGCTGGCCAGAGTGCGAGTGCATCGACTGGGGGGAGAGGAGGAATGCAGTGGCTTCTGTCGTCTCTGGAGTTCTGGTCAGTGGCTCTAGAGGTAGAGAGCACAAATATTTGTGTGGACTGTCTTTGTGTTGAGTAAAGGACAAAGGACAAGATTTAACAATCATGAGGGTGATGTTTTTCGTCACTACTATTCCACAAccattattttctctttaattttCCCTGTTTCTTCCTCTTAATTTCACGTCAATGCAATCTTTAAGGACTGTGCCACTTGCAATCCtccctgtattttctctttcccATCATCTTCCCTTAGCATTACAGTATAAGAGAATCATGGATCATGGAAATCACATGTACTCCAATACCTCAATCCTGTATTCTCCTGTCTCAGTTCTTCACAGGCTGGTGGATCATGATTGATGCAGCAGTGACCTATCCATCCCAGGAGCAGATGAATCATGCATTCCACACATGTGGTGTCTTCTCCACTATAGCATTCTTCATGTAAGTGttggacactctgtgtacacaTGTATTTGTCTGTAGAATAACTAGAGTGAGAAACTGGCtttatcccaaagtcaaggatccttccttggtagggcccttccttggtaggacccttccttggtaggaccctcccttggtgggatccttccttaaTGTGGTGACGTTCAGTCTCTGTtgctgttttatgtctctttatgGTGAGTTTCAGTCTCTGTATCTCTCTGTGGTCTCTTTCAGTCTCTTGtgactgttttgtgtctttttatggtcacttaaagtctctttttttctgtctgtgatcACTTTTGATCTAAGattgttttgtgtgtaattgtagttgttttgtgcctttttaactGAGCCCTTTGTGACTCTACCACCAAAAATATCCACAGTCACTTCATACTGTGACTCTAGCCCAGAGCCCCTGATCCAGCAGGCACCTGGCCTGGGCCTGTGTCTAGTAGGCACATTCAGCTATCCGTCCTTGTGTCTTAGGGAATGAAAGTTGGAAAGTACtgacaaaatgtgattttaagtaAGGGATAACGTACAGTTAGCGGGTCATTGTTTAAATGAACCTCAATCTTGAAGGGTTTCTTTTGACATTAAAGACCCGCTCGCTATACATTATCCCGCTAATTACATTACAAATCATTGATAtatcaaaaatattaatctaaaggattttgttgatttaaataAGGTTTGATTGGTTCCGTTAAACAACAAATAGTCTGTTAGATTCTACTGGTGGAACTGTGTCCACAGCAACATGAACTGTGTAGCCTTCTAATGTTGAACAGATGCATAAAATGGCTGCAGCACCTGATTCAGTTTTTCTGCCCTCTAACGTGAACTTTCAGTCTGTTGACAAGTTAATTTTGGTTAACCAATCTTAAAACGCTGTCACTGGCCCTTATTTATCAAACGAACGTAGAAACCAGTGCAGATCCGCTCTTATAtatcgtcttacgacagggttcatgtGAATATGTTCATGAAATGTTCGTATctggccaatcacagcgtgagaatggttggctgttgataaatgttgcagctggaaACAAGCGTCCATTACCTATTATGTTTCTATCCAGTCAGAACAGCTGGAGGAGTCACTGATGCTCCGGTGCCTGAGCCGGATAACAGTGGTGCGTTAAATAGCAGaatacaacaacatttaatatcctcggctagttttctggttaaagaatgtcacggtcgcagggtgtatttattttaaattatgttttaatgataaatgatgtagcctaaacatgctttggtttgtcaccattaaaaaacaaaacaccacagagttttatcagctccaggcatcgatacaatagtttaagatcaattctcagactcagacgtgtggacttcacgctgacttaAATtagcgtacacgagctgagagcagactgagatctgatcgtaccctccgctcacgtccacattgataaatgccgagccttgagtagaaatgatcgtacggcCACTTTACGATCACTTTCTgtcgctcgtttgataaatgacaGCCACTGTGTTCAATTTGAAACTGTGTTTAGTTTTACTTTGGAATGCTGTGATTATATTTGGATGTGATTGTGTAATGCTCTGTATTCTATCAGTATAAAAAACTTGAATGTGTGCCAAAATGCCTTCTGGGAAAAATATCTATTTCTCAGTTTAGAGGATGAAGGCTAGAGATATTCTGCTAGTGAGCTCAGCTGTTATTCATCTGATTTGGTTGAGGTGATGGATATATAGGCTGTGATGCTGtggtgtttattaatgtttttgtgttttgtgcctGTCTGGAAAGTAATGAAGCACAAAACAGAGTTTTCTCTCCTGCACTGCTTGGAATATTACTGTAGACACTATTAAAATGGCAGTGAGAGTAAGACTGTCTCAGTATTAGGTTTTCACGAAACGATTATCATGGCCAAAAGAATTCacaatattgaaaatgatggacatttttttttaaatgttctcaaTGCAGATGGTGTAATGACATTGTTGTCTCAgtctaggggtgggcgatatggccctaaaagattatcacgatatttcagagtattatcgcgataacgatattcttgacgatatcaaaaatactgaaaaatatatagaaaattattttgtagTCCACTCAGTCATGATGACAGAGATTGACACACACCGAAGGAAATTGACAGAACATTGGACTGCATTGGATTAACCTCTTTTTATGCTTTGAGGGATTTAAAATATGACTGATGAATAACATGTATTGAGATAAGCGTGTATATCTATACTAGTACTGTAACTGTCAGAAAGATACTGAAAATCCCATTTGTGCTTGACCTaagaaacactgaaaatatttCTTGACATCAcaaaaaacatcttgtttttgcagtttcAACAAAGCAGGTAGCTCAGTGAATCCTTAGGActggtttctttttgtttaactgttgactgtgtctttgtttttaggATAAATGCAGTTTCTAATGGCCAGGTGAGAGGAGACACATATGGAGAGGGCTGTCTTGGCAGGACAGGTATGTTGTGTTCTACCAAATCGTTCAAAGCTTCATTCATAATGTTGACATTTCTGCACAGTTATTACactaatattattagtattatactATTTGTAAAGATTCCAGTGGTGGCAGCATAGGATTGTTTCTGAACTGTGGTGCAAATATTTCCAATAACTGAAGAGTGAGAAACATGAATTTACAACATGttttaatcaaacaaaaaattcTGCTTCAGTCCATATTTTTAGGTGTTAAGGCATTGAAAAGATCATTTTTAGTGCGGTCAAAAAATAGTTTGCTCTCCCGCTTGCCCTGACATGCCGTTTAAACGAGGCAATGTAACTACACCGTGACTGACCAGTTATATCCACAAGAACAAAACACCCTTTTTGTGTTGCAACCATTTTTGTTGATGTGAGAGACATTTCTTCTAAAATTGAGTTGAAGTTGAAGAAATACATTACAGTACAAGCCAGTGTTATAAATCAAAAACCTACTACATGGAGCATGGAGAGAAGACCTCAGCATGGTTGTTGCTCGTCCTTACATgaacaacaaaagtaaaaacacacagaaaaaaagacttgtAAAGCAGTGTAAATGGTCAGTATTTGTGTAACACAGTCACTTATTATCTTGACACACAAACACGGGACAATATGAAAATTTAATTTCACCATTACTTGGCCAAAATAT
This sequence is a window from Centropristis striata isolate RG_2023a ecotype Rhode Island chromosome 10, C.striata_1.0, whole genome shotgun sequence. Protein-coding genes within it:
- the c10h2orf76 gene encoding UPF0538 protein C2orf76 homolog, whose protein sequence is MQQDDMSADAVVTVRLVRSFEHRNFRPVVFHQVTLDQTVQDFMQLVRDDVAKRVGLPPPFKKYAYDTMKIVHQAHGAKTNELVMSLADDEKLILQDGQTLRAAGIANETEVAFFRKEDYGLYKANPQTAW
- the LOC131979568 gene encoding transmembrane protein 50B isoform X1; translated protein: MAGFLDNFRWPECECIDWGERRNAVASVVSGVLFFTGWWIMIDAAVTYPSQEQMNHAFHTCGVFSTIAFFMINAVSNGQVRGDTYGEGCLGRTGARLWLFIGFMMMFGSLIASIWILFGGYVVPKKEVAPGIAVFFQNAFIFFSTLIYKFGRTEDLWG
- the LOC131979568 gene encoding transmembrane protein 50B isoform X2, which produces MQWLLSSLEFWSVALEFFTGWWIMIDAAVTYPSQEQMNHAFHTCGVFSTIAFFMINAVSNGQVRGDTYGEGCLGRTGARLWLFIGFMMMFGSLIASIWILFGGYVVPKKEVAPGIAVFFQNAFIFFSTLIYKFGRTEDLWG